ACAGAGTAAGagagaatttaagcacagacagtagtatatcacagacagtatagtatatataaaCAAGCAGAACGTGTGTATCTATCTATATTAgtactgagaagaaaagacttgtgtaaatgtatctattgttatcagacttgtgtacatgaatattgttatctagtctatacggtatcttttgttttgtggcttaccggtataccaggacctcaagaaaaagaagtatGTTGATTCTGCTACTGGATTCTCTaacatgtggggatgagcgcgcatgcgcattgcatccacaggaataattaaagggtgtgtccaaagagatcaagttcacaatggctactaGAGCTAGCAGTtttaacagatcttttctgactcttgtagctaacaaaaagctaacGCTTtatagtgcaaggctaactcatgtgttgaatagaaagtttttgcgaacagatgatgattctgaagagactgcaacagccttcaatgtgagtcaaactagccataactcgagaaagaacgtttagtttgctaatccacgaatcaaaatccaagagaatgcCTTGAGGCAGAATTATAGATAAGATATTATACTTTCTTTGTATGAAATTCAAATGCAAATTGTTAACGTAAAATTCATTTTAGAAAATACTTGTCAAATATGGTGCAATCTAATTGGTTACGTGGAGGTCTTTTATTTCTCATAGATACCTCTCAGACATTCAGAGGTACAATAATACTGAATTGACTAATTtttaagcatgcatgtaccgtatatatatatatatatagagggtaattttcgtgggggaaaatattcgtggttttcgtggttgaaggtatGACCacttacccacgaatgaagcgaccttgcccacctttacctgcagtgcaagcagcaacacGGTATATCGACAGAATAATGATAATGACGTTCAGAGTTCACATGCAGTTAGTTGGAATGATTATATGTTGAAGATGAGCATGAACTTATGTAGCCATCACTTATGAGGTGCGAGGTGCGCTGATGTTGTTTGTCAACACTTGTAAGCAAGAAAATATGGTGGTGGCCATTGGAGGAGGCAGAGATGGCAGACAAGACTTGATGAATTGGCTTCTGGCTACAAGCACAATGTCCATACTAGGCTTTTTATCGTGCGTATATAGGATGTCTGAAATGTTTTCTTTCTGCTCTAAGGAGGTTCGCTTGTAGCTTCTGATCCCTTCGATACTGCGATGTATGGCCTGTACGCTCCATTACAAGTTGTTCATTAACACCACTGGAGTACTTGGTTGCATTTGTGGCTCAGAGCAAAGGGTTTGTTTTGAATCCTTGTATTCACACGTTCTTCACCATATTCTTCAAGGTGTTATGTCCCAAAGGTGCTCAGGAAAACCAGCAATCTTTTTAGGTTTTGTCAGAGGAGAGGTATGACGCATTGCTCGGCCAATCATGCATGAGGACACAAGCTGTTGTATCTCTTAAACAGCTCAACAAAGTATCTCTGAGGATTTTCGGGATTTGATTAGTGAACCACTACTTTGGGCTTGAACTTGCGTCCTTTCATTACTCCAGGACGATTTTTCTATTATGTCTTCTCTGTATCTGAGGAATGATCGTTCATTTCGAGGCTCACGAAGTTCAATCTGGCAAGAATTATAGCGAAGTTGTCTGTGCTCACCTCCACTGCGCAATGCAAAATAGAGTCCATTAATGAACACCGATAATATATGTTCAAAAGAGTGTCCGCACTGTGGTCTCCTaagattttttttttatccCACAGCAACTCTTCTTCTTCAAGGCAAAGTAGTTCAGCCTGCTTATATACAGAGCCAACACCAGCAGATTGAAGCTGCTTCATTTCAACTTGGCTGCGTAGGGGCAGTTTCAGGTTTATGGTCTTGTTTGTGGCCACTCGTACTCAGTAGGGCTTCAACTGCATTTTCTAAACTCCACCTTGGATCAAAAGGGTCAGTTTTACAGtcagtctatataattatagtagagcTAGAATTTCTAGTAGAAAGCGTAGCACTGGAACAGCATCCCCAGCGGTACTGAAGTTGTGTCTTCACGCTatccatagctagctagcagtttattttgtggttgctacactattctaaatcagttacATAGGCCTCGTCCAACAGTCACTATAAAGTTTTGAGAATATCGGGCCTTCGGTTatcaaaaccccatagagaccaTGGACTCAGCCTATAACTATAAAAGCTTATTCCCTCTActatataacactctaatactgtTTGAACAAAAGCACacaacatggcgagaggcttTGTAATTTCTTGCAATTATTCTGGGTCATTATAATGGGCATAATAAGATTAAAATTGCGACCCCTGGTCAGTTTGGTACAATTCTCTGCTGCTTTTTTGTCTCTTTTATGCCGCGGGCCACGAGCGTAGCCCGCTGCGGTAGCTAATTACTAAAATCTGTTGAAAATACTTAACTTGCTGCATGCTGAGTGACATCATTCTGTATAGCTAAGGCATTACTGCAAGACTAGCAAAAAACTCACCATATataatatgtgacaggctctgggaaaaccagactattggagcagaatttagtattgagctacagctaaatttatgcctacagtataaaatctcaaataaaatgttattgatgtataagtatctacagtccttctactacctctctgtaaaatctgatgctctaaatccaactctttccatcgaaacgcttcgtccaaactttcgctattaccttatttttcctaattaagcaatctttgagagccgtttttctcgatactacattttacggcttcgagtttccaacgcgcataactcgggtatgaaactaggtatgtgaacactaagcatatcattgtgtaggcaatgctctgctctatcacttggtacattaatcaccaaaattttagtctgctccaatagtctggttttcctagagcctgtcacatatagaCTAAAATCACGTGCAGTTTAATCTTACTTGACCCTTGTGAGCTCTCTTTTGATAATACAGTGTAGCAATtaagtgtatatagctatagataaCAAGTCTTCAGGAAACATCTTGAAGCTCTGGATGGCTGTGAAGACTAGATATTGATGAGAATCACTCTAAGTAAGAAaacatagacacacacactgcgaaactagagcactgaagtgctaacccccAACTGTTGACATGATCTACAAGCATATAGCAACCCAAAGAGTAATTGCTGGCTATAAAGCAGCAAGTGACAGGATGAGATTGGAGTTTTAGTAtagtaattatagtacatgcattatTTGCCTGTTTGTGACATCTGAGTCTTATACCTCAGTGGCGTAGGAGCAGGGGGGGCAGCCCAGGAAAATGCCTGACCAATATTTCTAGCTTGTCTTTATAGATGTAGTCTACCAGTAGTCTCTTGTCTACGTTTAGCTAAATTCTATGATTCTGCTTTAGTAGCTGCTACAAAAACTAGAatctgatgacatcacaatctaTGATTGAGTTCAAAGTTCATAGTAATAACAAGGGCGTCTTCGCCCCCCCTTTTTTGCCTGACCAATGCAAAATTGCTTCCTACACCTCTGTACCTCCTCTCGGTATTCTGTGTACTAGACAGGCAAATACCTGGAGTCTTAGTTATGGATTCTGGGGTATGCATGGTATGCTCTGGGGCTAGGAAACAATAaacaaccacaatcataattctagttttctactttagtgaccctgttcattgttcctggtacaagATCACTTGAGCTGTAAATGTGTAGGctatctcgaataaaggccgcgtgtagttagctagctggcaacgtgcaagtttcttagcttttactcgctttcattcgacaacaaagctttaacatcgaaatctaccacagtaaaactaataacttgttgtgtgaaggctatccatgctgtaaacgcagtgctgtggcatccaggtgagtagattcacatattattacaaacagacaaacaaacaaaccaaacgactactataccgtGGCCGCCCATGCGCACCTCGGGTAATAGCATTAGTGTATTTACTGTTCATAGGTACTCTAGTACATGGATCAATGCTTGCATGCTTTAATTCTTTTGTTGAGGCTTGCTGAGGCTGCTGAGGAAGATATTCCATGTGTCGTACTTGAATTCTTCATCACTTGTAGCAATACTCTGACTTGACCACACCGACTATTATCTTTTATACATGAAAGGTAATGTAGACACTACTAGATATATTGAAGTGTAAATGGCTCCTTCCATAGCTACTTCTTGTCTGGAATCTCCTCGCCCGGCTTTAGAGATATCTCTTCAATTCAATTtaggttgctaggcaaccaaAACACATTCAATATGAATAATGGACAAATATTTTCTGGCTTTAATTTTCACAACACTATATCTAACATTTTTAGGGGATTTCTTAGTACATGAGGCATACAGTGAAAATTAATCCGACAAATGGGCTTCCTCTTATTATACATTTAGAACAGTATATTGAATGTATACAGTTCTTAAAATGATGGCATAATGGGTTAATTCTTTTGACAAGTgcatcagggtttcatctattGGATAAAAAGTTTAGGGTTATGCGTACTGCAAAATGCTAAACCTACTTTTGTTGAGCACACCCCCTGTTACAAGCTaatgcatcacagtagatttataatttataataccGTTAgctggaaattttcgtgaggtgcaaaatttcgcgttttttgaGAGCAGAGCAGTttacgcgaaaattaaaaccggtATAAACTCTCATGCatcggtatttcacatgcaaagctattggtgggtgtggtttcctggcattgaaacgtgAATATTAGAACCTAAAGCTGAGCATTTTGGGGAAGGgtcacccctgccccccccccccccccccgatgCATTAGATATGaaaccattataattatgctgaattTGCGGCAGTATACTCAAACCAATTGTATTGTTAACATTATAGAGTTCTATTAACCGACCTAAAGAGGAGACAGAACTTGTTAAGCCACAAACTAATGAAGCAACCTACAACGGTACTGAAACCAGCAATGCACCACCACTCTCCAAGGCAGTGCAGGATAAAGACGGAAAGCAGGAACCCAAGTATAGGTTCTCTTTGGGGCCTCTCAAGTTTGGAAAGAGTGGAGATACTACTCCAATTGGTGGTGCTCCACCGGTAGTTCCCCCTGGACAGACATACCTACCAGCTGGGGTAAGTGGCCAATATACTGCGATTGGTAGGCCCTCATTATGCTGGTAAGTCGGTTTGATACAATTCTCTCCTTAACTTCCTCCCTTACATTTAGAATGACAATACAACAAGAAAACTATAAAATATTAATGTCCAATGCCTTGGGTTAATTTTTTGACCAGCATAATAATCGACTGAATTTGAGGCAGTATACTCAAAAGCATAATTGGAAGAAAAAAGAACATAATGTAGTTTTCCAGGGTCGATTGttcaatattattttatcGTTTTAGAGTAACCGACCTGACGAGGAGAATGGTCAAACAGAACTTGTGAAGCCACAAACTGACGAAGCAACCTACAACAGTTCTGAAACCAGCAATGCACCACCATTCTCCGAGGCAATGCAAGATAAAGACGCAAAGCAGGAACCCAAGTACAGATTCTCTTTGGGGCCTCTCAAGTTTGGAAGGAGTGAAGATACTACTCCTATTAATTGTGCTCCTGTGACCTCACCGGTAGTTACCCTTGGACAGACGGACCTGCCAGCTGGGGTAAGTAACCAATATTTTGCGATTggtaaattattattgtttcagAATTCTATTAACCGACCTGACGAGAAGAATGGTCAAACAGAAGTTGTGAAGCCACAAACTGACGAAACAACCTACAACAGTTCTGAAACCGGCAATGCACCACCATTCTCCGAGGCAGTGCAAGATAAAGACGCAAAGCAGGAACCCAAGTACAGATTCTCTTTGGGGCCTCTCAAGTTTGGAAGGAGTGAAGATACTACTCCTATTGGTTGTGCTCCTGTGACCTCACCGGTAGTTACCCCTGGACAGACGGACCTGCCAGCTGGGGTAAGTAACCAATATTTTGCGATTggtaaattattattgtttcagAATTCTATTAACCGACCTGACGAGAAGAATGGTCAAACAGAAGTTGTGAAGCCACAAACTGACGAAGCAACCTACAACAGTTCTGAAACCAGCAATGCACCACCATTCTCCGAGGCAGTGCAAGATAAAGACTCAAAGCAGGAACCCAAGTACAGATTCTCTTTGGGGCCTCTCAAGTTTGGAAGGAGTGAAGATACTACTCCTATTGGTTGTGCTCCTGTGACCTCACCGGTAGTTACCCCTGGACAGACGGACCTGCCAGCTGGGGTAAGTAACCAATATTTTGCGATTggtaaattattattgtttcagAATTCTATTAACCGACCTGACGAGAAGAATGGTCAAACAGAAGTTGTGAAGCCACAAACTGACGAAGCAACCTACAACAGTTCTGAAACCAGCAATGCACCACCATTCTCCGAGGCAGTGCAAGATAAAGACTCAAAGCAGGAACCCAAGTACAGATTCTCTTTGGGGCCTCTCAAGTTTGGAAGGAGTGAAGATACTACTCCTATTGATTGTGCTCCTGTGACCTCACCGGTAGTTACCCTTGGACAGACGGACCTGCCAGCTGGGGTAAGTAACCAATATTTTGCGATTggtaaattattattgtttcagAATTCTATTAACCGACCTGACGAGAAGAATGGTCAAACAGAAGTTGTGAAGCCACAAACTGACGAAGCAACCTACAACAGTTCTGAAACCGGCAATGCACCACCATTCTCCGAGGCAGTGCAAGATAAAGATGCAAAGCAGGAACCCAAGTACAGATTCTCTTTGGGGCCTCTCAAGTTTGGAAGGAGTGAAGATACTACTCCTATTGGTTGTGCTCCTGTGACCTCACCGGTAGTTACCCCTGGACAGACGGACCTGCCAGCTGGGGTAAGTAACCAATATTTTGCGATTggtaaattattattgtttcagAATTCTATTAACCGACCTGACGAGAAGAATCGTCAAACAGAAGTTGTGAAGCCACAAACTGACGAAGCAACCTACAGCAGTTCTGAAACCGGCAATGCACCACCATTCTCCGAGGCAATGCAAGATAAAGACGCAAAGCAGGAACCCAAGTACAGATTCTCTTTGGGGCCTCTCAAGTTTGGAAGGAGTGAAGATACTACTCCTATTGATTGTGCTCCTGTGACCTCACCGGTAGTTACCCTTGGACAGACGGACCTGCCAGCTGGGGTAAGTAACCAATATTTTGCGATTggtaaattattattgtttcagAATTCTATTAACCGACCTGACGAGAAGAATGGTCAAACAGAAGTTGTGAAGCCACAAACTGACGAAGCAACCTACAACAGTTCTGAAACCAGCAATGCACCACCATTCTCCGAGGCAGTGCAAGATAAAGACGCAAAGCAGGAACCCAAGTACAGATTCTCTTTGGGGCCTCTTAAGTTTGGAAGGAGTGAAGATACTACTCCAATTGGTTGTGCTCCTGTGACCTCACCAGTAGTTACCCCTGGACAGACAGACCTATCAGCTGGGGTAAATCGCAGCATATTTATAATAAATTTTATTTAGAGCATAATAATGTAATTATGAAGGGTCATTATGCTGGCTAATTGTGGATTAAAATTGAAATTGCGACCTTGGTTAGTGCTGTTTCTGATTACAGAACTTCTTTTAATTAACTTCTTCCCTTACTTTCTGTTACAATACGAAATAATACTGTGAAAAAATATATCAATGTGAGGCATAATGCCTGGGTTAATTCTTTTgactagcataattataataggctaAATTGAGGCAGTATATACTCAAAACCATAATTGGAAGAAAAAAGAGCACATAAACGATTGATCAATATTACTACAGAGTTCTGCTAACCGACCTAAAGAGGAGAATGTTCACACAGAATTTGTGAAGCCACAAACTACCTACAACACTTCGGATGCTACACCACTGTCCGTGGCAGTAATGCAAGATAAAGACGCAAAGCAGGAACCCAAGTACAGATACTCTTTGGGGCCTCTCAAGTTTGGAAGGAGCAAAGATACTACTCCAATTGGTTGTGCTCCTGTGACCTCACCGGTGGTTCCCCCTGGACAGACGGACCTGCCAGCTGGGGTAAGTGGCCAATATGGTATATCCTGGCAAATGatgccagcataatttatGCCATAATAGGATGGCCTGTCACTATTTACTGGCATGATTGGGTTAAAATTGCGACTTTGGTCAGTTTGGTGCTATTCTCTGCTGCTTCTAACGTTTACTTCTTCTCTTACATTTAGAACACATCATTACATGCAATACTAAAGTTATATATATTTATGACGTTGCATAATGAGTTCTTTTGACaagcataattttataatagGCTGAATTTAGGGCAGTGTTTAAATTAAAGCAGATACCGAGATAATGCATACGTCCAAAATTACGCCTACccccacttttgagtgaaagttcctgcatAGGCTAATTTGCCTCGAGAATACACCCACCACGAAGTGATGCATTTGTCAGTGAGCAGTTGTCAAGAAAAGGTTTAGCAGCTTCTTGTGTACGCTGGTTAGCTCTGAACATAGCTAGatagagctacatgtagatccaCCTGTTTGCAAGTATATTTACAAGAGAAATTAaggacaatcttctctgaatCTCTATATATATTGAAGACTCTGACAGTGACAAGAACAGCCTTCTGATGCAGAATAATTTATTTACTTGTACACTTTTCTTTATACCTAGCTACTTTACCCATGCATTACCATTATTGTATCGATGTATCATTATAGCTGACAGTCCTCAGACGCAGACAGAAAATACTTCTTTTTCTTAATGAGTGCGAGGGTGTAAAACTACACCCTTGGTAACATGCAATTAGaatgggcgtaatctcggtagaataCAGTAATAAGAAGAAAAAGGAGCGTATCATTTTCCGGAgttgatcaataattatattattgttattattagAGTTCTGCTAACCGACTTGACGAGGAGAATGGTCAAACAGAACTTGTGAAGCTACAAACTGACGAAGCAACGTGCACTACTCCAGTAAGTGGTGCTCCTGTGACCTCACCGATAGTTCCCCCTGGACAGACCGACCTGCCAGCTGACGTGAGTTATTAGTTGCCTTGAAATAATAATAGGACTATATACTCACTATAGAAGCGGTACTTCGTTACTGTAGAAATGTTCGTGTTTTTCATAGCagtaataaaattatgttgCAATACAGTacaacctcgattatccggacaccttggttccagaggcaggccagataagtgaatatgccggataatcgaatagataaaccacaccttgatccacccactttattgataaacagcagtgccacatggttgtctgtgcatgcgcagaagatatgCAGGCCagtctccatagtaacagctgtaACGCGCATGTGCATGGGACACACCCATTTTCTAAAAGaaattgccaagccggataatcgaggttccagATAATGGAGGGACAgataatcactataattatatagtgactattgcacaaaataatttttggTCTACCGTAGAAACATACGCTCATGGGGTCATAGCAGAGTtgtatacgcttatattcgagaatgcgccaTCATTTTCGAGCCCCCACTtagtaaccggatgtctctgtgacaGAGATATAGCTAGCTTAGGATTAAGACGCCATTTAGATTGCAATAACATCTGCAATGACTAATACTAGACTGACTGGACTTCCAAATGCACTGTGACATCCCCATTGATGTAGAAGCAGCAattgaccagtttgctaggatgtacccGAGATCCTACAGATCACTGTatcaagacataattattagctatagctaataattatgtcttgatACTCTTACTAACACGCTATGCATGTAAAAGACACGCCATAATAAATGCGTGGGCGTAAAATTGCGACCTCCTTTTTTCTCTGCTCTTGAGAACCCccctgcttcaatctctagaaacgccccgAATTGGAACAAAAAGGGTCCAAGTCCACCTCATCTATGTCTCACATTCtttcagcatgatcagacaattAAGGTAACAGCGTGCCCATCAGAGGAGAAtggacacgatcacgtgcaACAAgattttgctgagctggctcACATTCTTGACAATGATCTCAATGTACAGCTTGTTTTGTTAGCGTATATCAGAGACTGAGAGCTGACTATTTTGGACTTCCTTTAAGCTACCCCGACATGCAACTATTCCCATGCatctccattctgacgagttatcagtgttTAAAATTACTAGTCTAAGATTCCTGCAAATttacaatggtatcagcacaatttcttagaaatgttgaTACATTTAAGTATACATGCAACTACTCACCCTATTACTTACTCTCTAGGCTGTATAGGCACTGGATTTTCAAGGTTGCTGCTCCTGAGCTGGGATAGCAGCTCAAAAATACTGGCTTGAAAGCTTAAATCATAAATAAAAGTCACTATGCGTCTGTCTTatcacttagcctcgatcccaggccgagttgttcGCTTTTATAcagttaggcaaacaactaggcctggtatactagttgtctgcgcgtGCGTTGTCAATTTTTGTCGGCAAAATATTTATAATTGACATAGAAAATTCACACAGTGAGTatacaaaagatgcacatagggagctgcttcacaaggggaGTTGCCAtgcagttgtgctgcagcatgaTTATAGTGACCCAGGGAAACTTAAGGATGATTAAATGCCTCAAATTATTTTTCAAGAAGGTTTAGCAGGCTTCTGGAcctc
This is a stretch of genomic DNA from Halichondria panicea chromosome 1, odHalPani1.1, whole genome shotgun sequence. It encodes these proteins:
- the LOC135351061 gene encoding uncharacterized protein LOC135351061 isoform X3, with the translated sequence MKVRIILSKMKKHLIQGYIVFIVTAYLTAQSKGTMPSVSLTVEGGGSLVGQLCPGTMKMFCYGIDLSILRWRYNGNIDIVTVFSDASAPFSFEINNPAFLSVELLSVAQDPVDPNFGNFSSELVVNVSQLQAVSVMSITCGDPDTFKMIPVDVEIIQQTEPESPNGTNVTALYEFGSLTDVIVSWEQLEIRCPDFQTSLIYQVTLLGSGVVAVNPTSCGKVCMTSFQNFSGASVEYRVLLYAVNSIGTSEVVEYPTTIGPRLSLLVIVFLTLTILALILVAAFIIVDCVLKQLQKFVTRLFFCVASFLGLLSLVFLIVFLIITGVQQDTCSLDWRRTRNALIISAFLLACFGNMFLVCILLVSCVKKNSNMMDVHIDLLEHSPVLFHADPHRNDPADKQTGYQKEKSKHWWSSRPANRQETNELIDMRDESKVGTANSESSAFLINKGGHESTTQSKCTDSSGRLKFKRIKNSNPAVVVPGVLPATTLSRADQHLSNDAKPQTDEATYNSSETSNAPLSKAVQDKDAKQGRKYRFSLGPLKFGRSEDTTGAPVTSPVVPPGQTDLPDESSINRPKEETELVKPQTNEATYNGTETSNAPPLSKAVQDKDGKQEPKYRFSLGPLKFGKSGDTTPIGGAPPVVPPGQTYLPAGSNRPDEENGQTELVKPQTDEATYNSSETSNAPPFSEAMQDKDAKQEPKYRFSLGPLKFGRSEDTTPINCAPVTSPVVTLGQTDLPAGNSINRPDEKNGQTEVVKPQTDETTYNSSETGNAPPFSEAVQDKDAKQEPKYRFSLGPLKFGRSEDTTPIGCAPVTSPVVTPGQTDLPAGNSINRPDEKNGQTEVVKPQTDEATYNSSETSNAPPFSEAVQDKDSKQEPKYRFSLGPLKFGRSEDTTPIGCAPVTSPVVTPGQTDLPAGNSINRPDEKNGQTEVVKPQTDEATYNSSETSNAPPFSEAVQDKDSKQEPKYRFSLGPLKFGRSEDTTPIDCAPVTSPVVTLGQTDLPAGNSINRPDEKNGQTEVVKPQTDEATYNSSETGNAPPFSEAVQDKDAKQEPKYRFSLGPLKFGRSEDTTPIGCAPVTSPVVTPGQTDLPAGNSINRPDEKNRQTEVVKPQTDEATYSSSETGNAPPFSEAMQDKDAKQEPKYRFSLGPLKFGRSEDTTPIDCAPVTSPVVTLGQTDLPAGNSINRPDEKNGQTEVVKPQTDEATYNSSETSNAPPFSEAVQDKDAKQEPKYRFSLGPLKFGRSEDTTPIGCAPVTSPVVTPGQTDLSAGSSANRPKEENVHTEFVKPQTTYNTSDATPLSVAVMQDKDAKQEPKYRYSLGPLKFGRSKDTTPIGCAPVTSPVVPPGQTDLPAGSSANRLDEENGQTELVKLQTDEATCTTPVSGAPVTSPIVPPGQTDLPADVNDDSFEIITLPGTVQDLVMDLHN
- the LOC135351061 gene encoding uncharacterized protein LOC135351061 isoform X1; amino-acid sequence: MKVRIILSKMKKHLIQGYIVFIVTAYLTAQSKGTMPSVSLTVEGGGSLVGQLCPGTMKMFCYGIDLSILRWRYNGNIDIVTVFSDASAPFSFEINNPAFLSVELLSVAQDPVDPNFGNFSSELVVNVSQLQAVSVMSITCGDPDTFKMIPVDVEIIQQTEPESPNGTNVTALYEFGSLTDVIVSWEQLEIRCPDFQTSLIYQVTLLGSGVVAVNPTSCGKVCMTSFQNFSGASVEYRVLLYAVNSIGTSEVVEYPTTIVKKSSFYFTPTFLSNDCRFACECFSNGSLDTDSCNVLYTTDSMYMDPSAIVSPLNTQFEITGIISNTIYYFDFFLSVNKTLLVRNKITKQSISSPRLSLLVIVFLTLTILALILVAAFIIVDCVLKQLQKFVTRLFFCVASFLGLLSLVFLIVFLIITGVQQDTCSLDWRRTRNALIISAFLLACFGNMFLVCILLVSCVKKNSNMMDVHIDLLEHSPVLFHADPHRNDPADKQTGYQKEKSKHWWSSRPANRQETNELIDMRDESKVGTANSESSAFLINKGGHESTTQSKCTDSSGRLKFKRIKNSNPAVVVPGVLPATTLSRADQHLSNDAKPQTDEATYNSSETSNAPLSKAVQDKDAKQGRKYRFSLGPLKFGRSEDTTGAPVTSPVVPPGQTDLPDESSINRPKEETELVKPQTNEATYNGTETSNAPPLSKAVQDKDGKQEPKYRFSLGPLKFGKSGDTTPIGGAPPVVPPGQTYLPAGSNRPDEENGQTELVKPQTDEATYNSSETSNAPPFSEAMQDKDAKQEPKYRFSLGPLKFGRSEDTTPINCAPVTSPVVTLGQTDLPAGNSINRPDEKNGQTEVVKPQTDETTYNSSETGNAPPFSEAVQDKDAKQEPKYRFSLGPLKFGRSEDTTPIGCAPVTSPVVTPGQTDLPAGNSINRPDEKNGQTEVVKPQTDEATYNSSETSNAPPFSEAVQDKDSKQEPKYRFSLGPLKFGRSEDTTPIGCAPVTSPVVTPGQTDLPAGNSINRPDEKNGQTEVVKPQTDEATYNSSETSNAPPFSEAVQDKDSKQEPKYRFSLGPLKFGRSEDTTPIDCAPVTSPVVTLGQTDLPAGNSINRPDEKNGQTEVVKPQTDEATYNSSETGNAPPFSEAVQDKDAKQEPKYRFSLGPLKFGRSEDTTPIGCAPVTSPVVTPGQTDLPAGNSINRPDEKNRQTEVVKPQTDEATYSSSETGNAPPFSEAMQDKDAKQEPKYRFSLGPLKFGRSEDTTPIDCAPVTSPVVTLGQTDLPAGNSINRPDEKNGQTEVVKPQTDEATYNSSETSNAPPFSEAVQDKDAKQEPKYRFSLGPLKFGRSEDTTPIGCAPVTSPVVTPGQTDLSAGSSANRPKEENVHTEFVKPQTTYNTSDATPLSVAVMQDKDAKQEPKYRYSLGPLKFGRSKDTTPIGCAPVTSPVVPPGQTDLPAGSSANRLDEENGQTELVKLQTDEATCTTPVSGAPVTSPIVPPGQTDLPADVNDDSFEIITLPGTVQDLVMDLHN
- the LOC135351061 gene encoding uncharacterized protein LOC135351061 isoform X2, whose product is MKKHLIQGYIVFIVTAYLTAQSKGTMPSVSLTVEGGGSLVGQLCPGTMKMFCYGIDLSILRWRYNGNIDIVTVFSDASAPFSFEINNPAFLSVELLSVAQDPVDPNFGNFSSELVVNVSQLQAVSVMSITCGDPDTFKMIPVDVEIIQQTEPESPNGTNVTALYEFGSLTDVIVSWEQLEIRCPDFQTSLIYQVTLLGSGVVAVNPTSCGKVCMTSFQNFSGASVEYRVLLYAVNSIGTSEVVEYPTTIVKKSSFYFTPTFLSNDCRFACECFSNGSLDTDSCNVLYTTDSMYMDPSAIVSPLNTQFEITGIISNTIYYFDFFLSVNKTLLVRNKITKQSISSPRLSLLVIVFLTLTILALILVAAFIIVDCVLKQLQKFVTRLFFCVASFLGLLSLVFLIVFLIITGVQQDTCSLDWRRTRNALIISAFLLACFGNMFLVCILLVSCVKKNSNMMDVHIDLLEHSPVLFHADPHRNDPADKQTGYQKEKSKHWWSSRPANRQETNELIDMRDESKVGTANSESSAFLINKGGHESTTQSKCTDSSGRLKFKRIKNSNPAVVVPGVLPATTLSRADQHLSNDAKPQTDEATYNSSETSNAPLSKAVQDKDAKQGRKYRFSLGPLKFGRSEDTTGAPVTSPVVPPGQTDLPDESSINRPKEETELVKPQTNEATYNGTETSNAPPLSKAVQDKDGKQEPKYRFSLGPLKFGKSGDTTPIGGAPPVVPPGQTYLPAGSNRPDEENGQTELVKPQTDEATYNSSETSNAPPFSEAMQDKDAKQEPKYRFSLGPLKFGRSEDTTPINCAPVTSPVVTLGQTDLPAGNSINRPDEKNGQTEVVKPQTDETTYNSSETGNAPPFSEAVQDKDAKQEPKYRFSLGPLKFGRSEDTTPIGCAPVTSPVVTPGQTDLPAGNSINRPDEKNGQTEVVKPQTDEATYNSSETSNAPPFSEAVQDKDSKQEPKYRFSLGPLKFGRSEDTTPIGCAPVTSPVVTPGQTDLPAGNSINRPDEKNGQTEVVKPQTDEATYNSSETSNAPPFSEAVQDKDSKQEPKYRFSLGPLKFGRSEDTTPIDCAPVTSPVVTLGQTDLPAGNSINRPDEKNGQTEVVKPQTDEATYNSSETGNAPPFSEAVQDKDAKQEPKYRFSLGPLKFGRSEDTTPIGCAPVTSPVVTPGQTDLPAGNSINRPDEKNRQTEVVKPQTDEATYSSSETGNAPPFSEAMQDKDAKQEPKYRFSLGPLKFGRSEDTTPIDCAPVTSPVVTLGQTDLPAGNSINRPDEKNGQTEVVKPQTDEATYNSSETSNAPPFSEAVQDKDAKQEPKYRFSLGPLKFGRSEDTTPIGCAPVTSPVVTPGQTDLSAGSSANRPKEENVHTEFVKPQTTYNTSDATPLSVAVMQDKDAKQEPKYRYSLGPLKFGRSKDTTPIGCAPVTSPVVPPGQTDLPAGSSANRLDEENGQTELVKLQTDEATCTTPVSGAPVTSPIVPPGQTDLPADVNDDSFEIITLPGTVQDLVMDLHN